A single window of Pectobacterium parmentieri DNA harbors:
- the ligB gene encoding NAD-dependent DNA ligase LigB, with protein MWLRISAFLIIIFVGNISSFPVVAAVCPDWGNARSNKEITALRQQLERWDDVYYTEGKSPVEDDVYDQLREQLNQWLGCFQPQNAIPVRLPDNGKQRHPVAHTGLKKVSDRGQLVQWIAQREDLWIQPKVDGVAITLVYQHGKLVSAVSRGNGLQGEDWTEKVRLIPGIPHLLTGAPSSLVLQGELFLKMTDHRQYTQGGVNARSVVAGEMRRHQPSPVLSQISLFVWEWPDGPKAMPERLEKLKEMGFAMTAGYTHAIESFADAEKWRHYWHHSPLPFVTDGVVIRQTKEPQGRYWRNTSADWAIAWKYPPVHQVAEVTDVAFSVGRTGKIAVVLKLNPMKLDDKLVSRVNVGSLSRWKQWDVLPGDRVSVSLAGQGIPRLDSVAWRGAERPALVPPNEHDFHAFSCFRYSAVCQQQFLARLVWLSGEHGLNLAGMRDGMWLRLMQHDLLGDVLAWLSLTEAQLNAVNGMGDKRARDIYTSLQSTRQVPLSRWLLALGIPVPRSARSALDHADWLALQQRTAQQWRQFSGIGERRAEEIMAFLNHPIVVEFIARLEREGIHR; from the coding sequence ATGTGGCTCAGGATCAGCGCGTTTTTGATTATCATCTTTGTCGGAAATATCAGCAGTTTCCCTGTGGTGGCAGCGGTGTGTCCCGACTGGGGGAACGCGCGTTCGAACAAAGAAATTACTGCATTACGTCAGCAGCTAGAACGGTGGGATGACGTGTATTACACCGAAGGTAAAAGCCCGGTAGAGGATGATGTTTATGATCAACTGCGAGAACAGTTAAACCAGTGGCTGGGCTGTTTTCAGCCCCAAAACGCAATTCCTGTCCGGTTACCCGATAATGGCAAGCAACGTCATCCTGTTGCCCATACGGGATTGAAAAAAGTGTCCGATCGCGGGCAGTTGGTGCAATGGATCGCACAGCGTGAGGATTTATGGATTCAGCCAAAAGTTGATGGTGTAGCCATCACGCTGGTTTATCAGCACGGCAAGCTCGTGTCTGCGGTGAGTAGAGGAAACGGTCTGCAAGGCGAAGATTGGACGGAAAAAGTTCGTCTGATTCCGGGAATTCCTCATCTATTAACCGGTGCACCTTCCTCATTAGTATTACAAGGGGAGCTTTTCCTGAAGATGACCGATCATCGACAGTATACACAGGGCGGTGTTAATGCACGCTCGGTCGTGGCTGGTGAAATGCGTCGCCATCAGCCATCCCCTGTGTTGTCACAGATTAGTTTGTTTGTCTGGGAATGGCCGGATGGCCCAAAGGCGATGCCCGAGCGTTTGGAAAAATTGAAGGAAATGGGGTTTGCCATGACCGCGGGCTATACCCATGCGATTGAGTCATTCGCCGACGCCGAGAAATGGCGTCACTACTGGCATCACAGCCCGCTGCCCTTCGTGACGGATGGCGTGGTCATTCGCCAGACTAAAGAACCGCAGGGGCGCTATTGGCGTAACACATCGGCTGACTGGGCGATTGCGTGGAAATATCCGCCCGTTCATCAGGTTGCGGAAGTCACCGATGTGGCATTCTCTGTCGGACGGACGGGTAAGATCGCCGTGGTGTTAAAGCTTAATCCTATGAAATTGGATGATAAATTGGTCAGTCGGGTGAATGTGGGTTCGCTGTCTCGTTGGAAGCAATGGGACGTGCTGCCCGGCGATCGCGTGAGTGTCAGTCTGGCGGGACAAGGGATTCCACGCCTGGATAGTGTAGCGTGGCGTGGGGCTGAACGGCCTGCTCTCGTTCCACCCAATGAACATGATTTCCATGCTTTTAGCTGTTTTCGCTATAGCGCGGTGTGCCAGCAGCAATTTCTGGCGCGCTTAGTCTGGTTGAGTGGGGAGCATGGTTTAAATCTGGCGGGGATGCGTGACGGGATGTGGTTGCGTTTGATGCAACATGATTTACTGGGAGATGTACTGGCATGGCTATCTCTGACGGAGGCACAGCTTAACGCCGTTAATGGCATGGGTGATAAACGGGCGCGAGATATCTATACGAGCTTGCAGTCGACACGGCAGGTGCCACTATCTCGTTGGTTACTTGCATTAGGTATTCCTGTTCCCCGCTCAGCGCGTAGCGCATTGGATCATGCGGATTGGCTGGCATTACAGCAACGGACGGCGCAGCAGTGGCGACAGTTTTCGGGCATTGGAGAGCGGCGTGCAGAAGAAATTATGGCGTTCCTGAACCATCCCATCGTCGTGGAGTTTATTGCCCGATTAGAGCGCGAGGGGATACATCGATAA
- a CDS encoding EAL domain-containing protein, whose translation MSPRLSDRKINMLQLLVAGMLPLLLGLLFTFVESRLMVKRDLEATAQIAMNHAENISIQAWKMVDRLQYFHGQPCDTISNELQRLGSIFPYFRAIGVIHNTRVYCSSTFGNALTPISRVIQQPLPDTYSERWSLSVAGSGSVRARPAIIFVQMPLTGYGAYTMVDAQYLIDLMIAISQTRGYQLALKAGNGHPIQIGPTITRRSGLFSTSTLEIKSSDFPITLTVTAPTSQSIANWKQAFFTFLPLAMILSLLFLATVWYWQKRKLLFRDELRKGIANGEFSVYYQPIYDAESQSCTGVETLLRWRRSNGQWIRPDIFISAAEAESMIIPITRHLFDLVAVDIASWQVKNGFHLSLNVAAEHLHHPSFVSDVHRFAEKVASHSLNITLELTERNLISNGPEIIQRLHQLREDGFLIAIDDFGTGHCSLSYLQNFPLDCLKIDQGFVSAISSPDEEAPILDAIINLSHRIKLQSIAEGVETTQQLMYLQQHGVKYIQGFLYAKPMNNESLLVWLHYHSNKSIESFMNKKEEREKQ comes from the coding sequence TCTAGGTTAATGGTAAAACGCGATTTGGAAGCCACTGCGCAAATCGCAATGAATCATGCTGAGAACATTTCTATACAGGCATGGAAGATGGTGGATCGCCTTCAGTACTTTCATGGTCAACCCTGTGACACCATAAGCAATGAACTGCAACGCCTCGGCTCCATTTTTCCTTACTTTCGTGCGATCGGTGTTATCCATAATACCCGCGTCTACTGCTCTTCAACGTTTGGCAACGCATTGACACCAATAAGCCGCGTCATTCAGCAGCCATTACCGGACACCTATTCTGAACGTTGGAGCCTGTCAGTTGCAGGCTCAGGCAGCGTAAGAGCACGCCCAGCGATAATCTTCGTCCAGATGCCCCTCACGGGTTACGGCGCTTATACTATGGTTGATGCGCAATACCTGATTGATCTTATGATTGCGATTAGTCAAACCCGCGGCTATCAACTCGCCCTGAAGGCGGGCAACGGTCACCCCATTCAAATTGGCCCGACAATTACGCGCCGCTCTGGCTTATTTTCTACCTCAACGCTTGAAATAAAATCGAGCGATTTCCCGATAACCCTCACAGTTACGGCACCAACCTCTCAATCTATAGCAAACTGGAAGCAGGCATTCTTCACATTCTTGCCGCTGGCAATGATTCTCTCCCTGCTCTTCCTTGCGACGGTATGGTACTGGCAAAAACGTAAATTATTATTCCGCGACGAGCTCCGTAAAGGCATTGCTAACGGCGAGTTTTCCGTATACTACCAGCCCATTTATGATGCAGAATCACAATCTTGCACCGGCGTTGAAACCTTACTGCGCTGGCGACGCAGCAATGGACAGTGGATCAGGCCTGATATATTTATCTCTGCCGCCGAAGCAGAAAGTATGATTATTCCCATCACCCGGCATTTATTTGATCTGGTCGCAGTCGATATCGCCAGTTGGCAGGTAAAAAACGGATTTCATCTGAGCCTCAACGTTGCAGCCGAGCATCTGCATCATCCAAGTTTCGTTTCAGACGTACACCGCTTCGCAGAAAAAGTCGCCTCCCATTCATTAAATATTACGCTGGAGCTGACAGAACGTAACCTCATCAGCAACGGTCCTGAAATCATACAGCGCCTGCACCAGCTACGTGAAGATGGCTTTCTGATCGCCATCGATGACTTCGGTACTGGCCATTGTTCACTCTCTTATTTGCAAAATTTCCCACTGGACTGCCTGAAAATCGATCAGGGATTCGTCAGTGCGATTTCATCACCGGATGAAGAAGCCCCCATTCTTGATGCCATTATTAATTTGAGTCATCGCATCAAACTTCAATCGATAGCAGAAGGCGTGGAAACCACGCAACAACTCATGTATTTACAACAGCACGGCGTCAAATATATACAGGGATTTCTTTATGCGAAGCCGATGAACAATGAATCGTTACTAGTATGGCTGCACTATCATAGTAATAAATCGATAGAGAGCTTTATGAACAAAAAAGAAGAAAGGGAAAAGCAGTAA
- the eptB gene encoding kdo(2)-lipid A phosphoethanolamine 7''-transferase, protein MKFVASFSQPKLSFVLAVYIGLFLNISVYYRRFDYFSLSAGSQIPTFIPALVELTASILFTFFLMRIISLGGRRFYRIVASLLVLISVSASYYMTFFNVVIGYGIIAAVMTTDIDLSKEVIGFRFFLWMLVVSALPLFLIWKNSLRHTLIEQLKSPGKRLMPLLVLAAVVALVWMPLRYMDKVQSISERESNVDLPSYGGVVAHSYLPSNWLSALGLFAYTKYDESQDSSNLFDPAHHFTYVPPKGIDDTYVVFIIGETTRWDHMGLLGYERDTTPKLSKEKNLVAFRGQSCDTSTKLSMRCMFVREGGTEDNPQRTLKEQNVFAVMKGLGFTSELFAMQSEVWFYNSIEANNYSFREMIASEKHNDGKSVQDMLLVDEVKESLERYPQGKHLIVLHTKGSHYLYSMRYPRSYARYQPECMGVDASCSREQLINAFDNSVLYTDSFIDSVIDQVRDKKAIVFYASDHGESIDDNYHLHGTPRQMAPPEQFRSPMMVWTSDKFLADADNLHAFEQLKAQQLVGKVHRHEELFDTILGCLGYTSPDGGINPKNNWCQRPVD, encoded by the coding sequence ATGAAGTTTGTAGCATCTTTTTCGCAACCCAAGTTATCGTTTGTCCTGGCAGTTTATATTGGTCTTTTTCTCAATATATCAGTGTATTATCGTCGTTTTGATTATTTTTCACTCTCTGCTGGTAGCCAAATTCCAACGTTTATTCCCGCTCTTGTTGAATTGACCGCAAGTATCTTATTCACCTTTTTCCTGATGAGAATTATTTCACTTGGGGGACGCCGTTTTTATCGGATTGTCGCTTCTCTTTTGGTGTTGATTTCCGTTTCTGCTAGTTATTACATGACGTTTTTTAATGTCGTGATTGGCTATGGCATTATTGCTGCGGTCATGACCACCGATATTGATCTTTCTAAAGAAGTTATTGGTTTTCGTTTTTTCCTGTGGATGTTAGTGGTGAGTGCGCTGCCATTATTTTTGATCTGGAAAAACTCGCTACGTCATACATTGATCGAACAGCTTAAATCGCCTGGGAAGCGTTTGATGCCTCTTTTGGTTCTTGCCGCTGTCGTTGCGCTCGTTTGGATGCCGCTTCGCTATATGGACAAGGTTCAGTCGATATCTGAACGAGAATCCAATGTAGATTTACCCAGCTATGGCGGTGTTGTGGCTCACTCGTATCTGCCTTCTAACTGGTTATCCGCATTAGGGTTATTTGCGTACACCAAGTATGACGAGAGCCAGGATTCCTCTAACCTTTTCGATCCCGCTCATCATTTTACCTATGTTCCGCCGAAAGGCATTGATGATACCTACGTGGTCTTCATTATTGGTGAAACAACCCGTTGGGATCATATGGGGCTGTTAGGTTACGAGCGAGACACGACGCCGAAGTTATCAAAAGAAAAAAATCTGGTCGCATTCCGTGGCCAATCGTGTGATACCTCAACCAAACTTTCCATGCGCTGTATGTTTGTGCGAGAAGGTGGTACGGAAGACAACCCGCAGAGAACCCTGAAAGAACAGAATGTCTTTGCTGTAATGAAAGGGCTGGGCTTTACCTCCGAACTGTTTGCGATGCAAAGTGAGGTGTGGTTTTACAATAGCATTGAGGCGAACAACTATTCTTTCCGCGAGATGATTGCGTCAGAGAAGCACAATGACGGCAAATCAGTGCAGGATATGTTGCTGGTTGATGAGGTCAAGGAATCGCTTGAACGCTATCCTCAAGGTAAGCATCTGATTGTGCTGCATACTAAAGGCTCTCACTACCTGTATTCCATGCGATATCCCCGCAGTTATGCGCGTTATCAGCCGGAGTGTATGGGCGTTGATGCCTCCTGTTCGCGTGAGCAATTGATTAATGCTTTTGATAACAGCGTGCTCTATACCGATAGCTTTATTGATAGCGTGATCGATCAGGTTCGGGACAAGAAAGCGATCGTGTTTTATGCCTCCGATCATGGTGAGTCCATCGATGATAACTACCATTTGCACGGCACGCCGCGTCAGATGGCTCCGCCTGAACAGTTCCGCTCGCCGATGATGGTGTGGACATCAGATAAATTTCTGGCTGATGCTGATAATTTACATGCGTTTGAGCAGTTGAAAGCTCAGCAACTCGTTGGCAAAGTACATCGCCATGAAGAGTTGTTTGACACGATCCTTGGATGTTTGGGATACACATCGCCTGACGGCGGCATTAACCCTAAAAACAACTGGTGTCAGAGACCTGTTGATTGA
- a CDS encoding Ail/Lom family outer membrane beta-barrel protein, with translation MKKTTLLLSTLIACAMGMSAAQATQTVSLGYAQAKVEDFKDLKGVTAKYHYQGDSALGIIGSFTYLSGKKDYNQRAIGFSSHESDDVKYYSLMAGPSYQLNDIVSVYGLAGLGHAKVDNSRHYTSSSVSGSESYSESKTKFAYGAGIQITPAANWAIDIGYEGTKIYEARVNGFNIGVGYRF, from the coding sequence ATGAAAAAAACAACACTGCTGCTTTCCACTCTGATTGCTTGTGCCATGGGAATGTCTGCTGCTCAGGCGACACAAACGGTGTCATTGGGTTACGCTCAGGCGAAAGTTGAGGATTTTAAAGATCTGAAAGGAGTTACGGCCAAATACCATTATCAGGGTGATTCCGCACTGGGTATTATTGGTTCTTTTACCTATTTAAGCGGTAAAAAAGATTATAATCAGCGAGCTATTGGATTCAGCTCACACGAGAGCGACGATGTTAAATATTACTCTCTAATGGCAGGGCCTTCCTATCAACTTAACGATATTGTTAGTGTTTATGGTCTTGCTGGTTTAGGTCATGCTAAGGTGGACAATTCGCGTCACTATACATCCTCTAGTGTGTCAGGAAGCGAAAGTTATAGTGAGAGTAAAACCAAATTTGCTTACGGTGCCGGTATTCAAATTACGCCAGCAGCAAACTGGGCGATTGATATTGGCTACGAAGGCACGAAAATCTATGAAGCTCGTGTAAACGGCTTTAATATTGGCGTCGGCTATCGTTTCTGA